The following is a genomic window from Amycolatopsis australiensis.
TCGACGCCCAGGGCATCGGCGTCCAGGACGTCGCCCTGCACCGGCCGACGCTGGACGACGTGTTCCTGTCCCTGACCGGCCACGGCGCCGGGTCCGCCGAGGAGGCCGCGAAGTGAACGCGCTGGCGAAGGGCATTTCCGACGGCGGGGTCGTCACGTGGCGCAACCTGATGAACGTCCGCCGCAACCCCGACTGGCTGATGGCCGCGACGCTGCAGCCGATCATGTTCGTGCTGCTGTTCGCCTACGTCTTCGGCAACGCGATCGGCGGCGAAGCGGGCGGCGCGGCGTACCGCGAGTTCCTGATCGCCGGGATCTTCGCCCAGACGGTGGCGTTCAACTCGGCGTTCACCGTCATCGGCTTCGCCAACGACCTGCAGAAGGGCATCATCGACCGGTTCCGCTCGCTGCCGATGTCGCGCCTGGCGGTGGTCTTCGGCCGGACGACGTCGGACCTGGTGGTCAGCGTGGTCGCGCTGGTCGTGATGTCGGCGTGCGGGCTGATCGTCGGCTGGCGCATCCGCGGCAGCCTCGGCGACGCGCTGCTGGGCTACCTGGTGATGCTGATGTTCGCGTGGGCGCTGTCGTGGGTGGGCGCGCTGATCGGGCTCGCCGCGCGCAGCGTCGAGGTGGCGCAGAGCCTCGGGCTGATCTGGATGTTCCCGCTGAGCTTCATCTCCTCGGCGTTCGTCCCGACGCAGACGCTGCCGCCGTTCCTGCGGGCGATCGCGGACTGGAACCCGTTCACGGCGGTGATCAACGCGACGCGGGAGCTGTTCGGCAACCGGTTCGGGGCGCCACCGACGGGCTGGCCGGCCGAGCACGCAGCCCTGTACTCGATCGTGTGCTGCGTGGTGATCATCGCGGTGTTCGCCCCGCTGGCGACTGCGCGCTACCGCCGGGTGGCGAGCAAGTAGGACCGTCCGAAGAGGACGCCTTCAGTCCTCTTCGGACAGTTCGACGATCGGGATGACCCGCTTGGCCTGCCGGGCCTTCGCCGCGTGGTCGGCCAGGAACGGGTAGTGCTTCTCCAGCTCCGTCCAGGTCCGCACGTAGTCCGCGCCCAGCAGGGGCAGGGCCTCGGCCGCGAACTCGCGGCCGTCCAGCTCCACCGTCACCCGCGGGTCGTCCACCAGGTTCAGGTACCAGTCCGGGTGCCGCGGCGCGCCGATGTTCGACGCCACCACCAGCAGCCGGTCGCCGTCGCGGTGGAACATCATCGGCACCGTTCTCGGCTCGCCCGACCGCCGTCCCGTCGTGGTCAGCAGCACCAGCCGGTCCCGGTGCATCCCGTCGACCTCGCCGCCCGCCCGGAACTGCTCGATCACGCGGCGGTTCGTCTCCCGGACGTCCATGGTCAGCTGTCGTAGTACCGGGTCGGCGGGGGCTCCTGCTGCGTCCACTGCCGGGTCGGCGGCGGTGCGGCCTTCTGCTGGCTGCGGCGCCGGTGCAGCGTCCGCGCGCTGGCCGCCATGCTGTTCACGACCGCGGCGATGACGAGCCCGATGACGAGGTTGATCACGGCCGTCGCGATCTTGGCGCTCGGCGCGACCGTGAGCGTCAGCGGCAGCACCACCGCGATCAGCGTCACCAGCACCATGATCCAGCCGAAGAACTGGGCCGGCGCCGGCGTGGCGACGCTGAGCAGGTGCATCAGCCCAGTGGCGAGCAGGGCCACCGCGGCGGCGACCAGGGCGTACGTCGTGGTGCTCGCGTTCCCCCACACGCCCTCGCCTTTTGGGGCCAGCACTTCGACCTCGAAGATCCCGCGCGCGATCAGCAGCCCGACCACCGCGAGCAGGGCCGCGACCACCGCCGTCGCCACGCCGCCCGCCCACAGCCGGCGCGCGTCGATCCCCGGGCGGACGTCCTGGGGCTGGTTCCCGTAGTAGTCGGACATCAGAGCCTTCCTAGGTCGGCTGCGCCTCTCGTGGTCGATTGTCCCCTCTTTCGGCCTCGTCCGCGATTTGCGCTGGAGCGCACTCCAGTTCGTAGCGTCGGGGCATGACCACCGCACAGCACAAGATCGGCTCGGGCTTCGGCGCCACCACCACGGCCGCCGAAGCCGTCGCAGGCATCGACCTGACCGGCAAGCTCGCCCTCGTCACCGGCGGGTACTCCGGGATCGGCCTGGAAACCACCCGCGCGCTGACCGGCGCCGGTGCCCACGTCGTCGTCCCGGCCCGCCGCCGCCAGGCCGCCGAGGAAGCACTGGACGGCATCGGCGGCGTCGAGGTCGGCGAGCTGGACCTGGGCGACCTCGACAGCGTCCGCGCGTTCGCGGAGCGGTTCCTGGCCACCGGACGCCGGATCGACCTCCTCATCGCCAACGCGGGCGTCATGGCGTGCCCGGAGACCCGCGTCGGACCGGGCTGGGAGGCCCAGTTCGCCACCAACCACCTCGGCCACTTCGCGCTGGTCAACCGCCTCTGGCCGGCGGTCGCCGACGGCGCGCGGGTCGTCTCGCTGTCTTCTCGCGGCCACCACTACTCGCCGATCCGCTGGGACGACGTCCAGTTCACCCGCGGCTACGACAAGTGGGCGGCCTACGGGCAGGCCAAGACGGCCAACGTCCTGTTCGCCGTCCGGCTCGACGAGCTCGGCGCCGCGCGCGGCGTCCACGCGTTCGCGCTGCACCCGGGCGGCATCATGACGCCGCTGCAGCGGCACCTGCCGCGGGAGGAGATGATCGAGCGCGGCTGGATCGACGAAGCGGGCAACGTCCTGATGCGGTTCAAGACGCCGGAGCAGGGCGCCGCGACGACCGTGTGGGCGGCGACGTCACCGCAGCTGGACGGACTGGGCGGGCTGTACCTGGAGGACTGCGACGTCGCCGAGCTGTCCCCCGAGGACGCCGGAGGTCTCGCCGCTTCGGGCGTCCGCCGGTACGCCGTGGACCGCGACGAGGCGCGGCGGCTCTGGACGCTCTCGGCGGAGCTCACCGGGGTGGCCGCGTTCGCGTGATCATCTGACGTTTGCCGCCGCCGGCGCCCGGGTACATTGCGGCCGTGGCCGACGACGCCGGCAGAACGGGGAACGCGCCGATGAGCGACGCGGACGACCGCACCTGCGCTCGTTTCGCTCTCGGCGAGTTCTCCGTGCCACCGCGTTCGCTGCCCGACGAGCGGCCGCCCGGCCTGCTGGCCGGGAGGTACGAGGTCGGCAGGCTGATCGGCAGCGGCGGCACGGCCCGCGTGTACCGGGCCTACGACCTGCGGCTCGCGCGCGAGGTCGCGGTGAAGATCTACGACCGGGACGCGGTGGCGCTCGACCAGCGGCGGCGGCTGCGCGAGATGACCATCCAGGGCAGCATCGCCCATCCGGGTGTGGTGGCGCTGCTCGACAGCGGCACCGAGCACGGCCGCACGTACCTGGTGATGCAGCTGGTCGAGGGCGAGAACCTGGCGGAGCGGCTGCTCGGCGGCCCGATGCCGGCGGCCGAGGTGATCACGCTGGCCGACGGGCTGGCCGAAGCGCTGGCGCACGTGCACGCGCTGCGCGTGGTGCACCGCGACCTCAAGCCGGCCAACGTGTTCCTGTCCGCGGACGGCCCGCTGATCGGCGACTTCGGCATCGCGCACGCACTGGACACGACGCACATCACGGGCACGGGCGTGGTCCCGGGCACGGCGGCGTACCTGGCCCCGGAGCAGGTGGGCGGCGAGCCGGCGGGCCCACCGGCGGACGTCTACGCGCTGGGACTGATCCTGCTGGAGTGCGTGACGGGCCGGCGCGAATACCTGGGCACGATGGTCGAGGCGGCGATGGCGCGGCTGACGAGGCCACCCCGGATCCCGGAGGGGCTGCCGCCATCGCTGGCGTACACGCTGCACCGGATGACGCAACGGGAGCCGTCGGCCCGCCCGACGGCGACGGAGGTGCGGCAGCTGCTGCACGCACCGGCACCGAGTACGCCCCGGTGGACCAGCGCGACAGCCTCGGGCGAGCACGACTTGCTGGGCGCGGTGCGCGACGCCGGCTGGACCGGCACCGCCGCCAATCCCGGCCACCACGACCGGCCTGGCACCACGGCGAGCGACCTCGGCGAGATCGGCACCGGCCAGCCGGGCCACCACCAACGGCTCTGGGCCACCGAGAGCGACTCCAGCTGGACCGGCACCGCCCAACCCGGCCACCACGACCGCCCCGGCACCACCGCGAGCGACCTAGGCGCCATCGGCATCGGCGCACGCGCCTCCGGAGAGCCCGGCCGCATCGGCGCGGCCGCCGGCCGCCGCCGGACCGGCGACCACCCCGGCTCCGGCACCACAGGCCGCGGCTTCGACCGGACCGCCGGCGACACCCGCGAACCCCATCGAATTCTCGGCGTCCTCGGCCTGTCACCCGCGAGCGATCCGGCGCACCGGCGCCGGTTCACGACGGCCGCCGGATTGACCGCTGCCGCCGTGGTCGCCGTCTCCGCGATGCTGCTCTCCGCGCAGGAACCCGGCACCACTCCCGCTCAGCCGCCGGTGGCGAACTCGCCCGTGCCGACGTCCTCGCCGGCCTCGTCCGCGCCGCTCGCCGAGTCCGGCACGCCGGCTCCTGGCTCGACCGAGTCCGCCTCTCTCGAACCGGCCGCCGTCACCAGCAGAACGCAGGCGCCGCCGGCTTCGAAGCCCGGCAAGCCGCCGAAAACCCCGCCGCCGGGCAAGGGCAAAGGCAAAGGCCACGACTCGTGAGACGCGGGACCTCCGGCGGCCCGATCGGCCCCGCTGCGGAAAACCGCTCCGGACCAGCCCGGAATCGTTTCGCCGAATACGGACTCGAAGCGAAACCGACCGGCAGCCGAACCGGCGAAACGGCGCTGACGCCGTAATCCCCACTTCAACATACAGCCGTCCCCAGGGCTTGCGGCAAGCCCCCGGCGCGGGTCCACAATCCGGGCTCGTCTTTTTCCGTCGAGGGGATTCCGTCATGCGTGTGCTGCTGTCCACGATCGGTTCGCGGGGTGAGGTCCAGCCGGTCCTGGCGCTGGCTTCGGAGCTGCGGGCGCTGGGGCAGGACGTCCGCCTGTGCGTGCCGCCGGACTTCCGGGACCGGCTCGAGGGCCTCGGGTTCGACGTCGTGCCCATCGGGCCCGCGCTGCGCCGGACCACGCTCGAACAGGTCCGCAAGTCCGCCGGGGACACCGTCGCCACCCAGTTCGAGACGATCACGGTGGCCGCCGAGGGCTGTGACGTCCTGGTCGCCGCCGGGGCCCTGCAGTTCGCCGCCCGCTCGATCGCCGAACGGATGGGCGCCGCCTACGTCTACGCCGCTTTCTGCCCGATCACGTTGCCGTCGGAGCGGCACGCGCCGCCGCCGATGCCGTGGCGGTCGCCCGGCGAGACGGACAACTTGGCCCTCTGGCGCGAAGACGCGCAGCGCTGGAACACGATGTTCGGCGGGCGGGTCGACGCGTTCCGGGCGGCGGCCGGCCAGGAGCCCGTCGACGACCTGCCGGGCCACGTCTTCACCGACCGGCCGTGGCTCGCCGCCGATGCGGCGCTGGCGCCGTGGCCGGGCGACCCCCGGGTCGTCCAGACGGGCGCGTGGATCTGGCCGGACGAGCGGCCGCTGCCGGACGAGCTGCGGGAGTTCCTCGACGCGGGCGAGCCGCCGGTGTACTTCGGGTTCGGCAGCATGCACGCGCCGGCCGAAGTCGCCGGAATCGCGCTCGAGGCGGCGCGGGCGCACGGCCGCCGGGCCGTCGTCGCCCGCGGGTGGGCCGGCCTCGCCGTGGTGGACGCGCCCGGCTGCCTCGGCATCGGCGAGGTCAACCAGCAGGCGCTGTTCCGGCGGGTGGCGGCGGTCGTCCACCACGGCGGCGCGGGCACGACGACGACGGCGGCCCGCGCGGGCGCGCCCCAGGTGGTCGTGCCGCAGATGTACGACCAGCACTACTTCGCCGGCCGCGTCACCGCGTTGGGGCTGGGCGCGGCCACCGAGCCGGGCGTGCCGACGGTCGCGGCGCTGACGGAAGCCCTGGACACCGCCCTGCGGTCCCACGCGGCGGCGCGGGAGTTCGCGGGCCGGGTGCGCGGGGACGGCACGAGCGTCGCCGCCCGCCACCTGCTGGAGACGGTCCCGCTCACGTCGGCCTGAGGCGGGTCCCGGTCACGGCGGCGCAGAGTTCGGGGACGACGGTTTCGATGTCGTCGCGCAGCACGAACGCGGCGATCGCGTCGTAGGGCGTCGGGTCGCGGTTGACGACCACGAGCGTCGCCCCGGCCCGCGCGGCCACCGCGCACAGCGACGCGGCCGGCTCGACCTGCAGCGAGCTGCCGACGGCCAGGAAGACCTCGCTCGCCGCCGCCACCCGCCGCGCCCGGCCGAGGACGTCGCCGTCCAGCAACTGTCCGAAAAGGACGATGTCGGGCTGGAGGATCCCGGCGCAGGCGGGGCAGGCGGGGTCGTCGTCGCCACGCTCGACCCGGGCGAGGACTTCGGAGGTCGGGAACCGCGCGGGGCAGCCGGCGCACCGCGTGGTGCGCAGGGTGCCGTGCAGTTCGAGGACCTTGCGCGCGGCGAGCCCGGCCCGCTGGTGCAGGCCGTCGACGTTCTGCGTGAGCACGCGGACGGCGGCGCCCTGCCGGTCCAGGTCCGCCAGGGCGCGGTGCGCCGCGTTCGGCTGGGCCTGCCACACGGCATGCCCGAGCCAGCCCCGCCAGAACTTCCGCCGCACGGCGGCGTCGGCCATGAAGTTCTCGACGGTGAAGGCGGTCATGGCCCCGGGATCGCGGGTCCAGACGCCATCGGGCCCGCGGTAGTCGGGAACGCCGGAAGCGGTGGAGATCCCGGCCCCGGTCAGCGCGGCGACGAGCCGCGCGCCGCGGAGCCGGTCGGTGAGGTTCACAGGCGGCAGGTTAGCGACGGCGACCGGCCGGACGACCGGATCTGTACCCGCCACGGCGCGGTGATGTGAGCCTTGGCTCGGCTCTCGCCGGCCGGCTGAGGAGCACCTCGACGAGGAGGCCCGGTCGAGGCAGGACACGGCCATGCGCAGGCGAACTGTTTTCGGCCAGGGACGAAGCGGGCCATCCAGCCGCGAGCGCATCCGGCCTGCTCGCCCTCACCAAGCTCGGCAACGCAGAGTTGGCGTTCGCCATCCTGGTCGGCCTCTGAGCCTGGTCGTCGACGCGGCCCCGGAGTCGACCGGAAACGCGCAGCTCGTCGCGGCCGAGCTGCTGTGTCGCAAAGCTCCCGGCTCGACGCCTGCCAGTCGCTGCATTGGCCGGGCGCTGTCGGCGGCTGCCGGAACTCCGAAGCCGAGCCCGAGCCTGAGCTCCCGCTCATCGACGCTCTCGTCCGGCCGAGGCTCGCGCGCCGCGTTCGGGGTACGAACCGGACGTGACCGATCAAGAACCGCACCGGCCACAATGGACACCTACCTCCGTAGGTTGACACCGGAAAATCCTTGACCCACTCTTTCGGTTGTCCGCCGGAGGTTTCCTGATGTTCACGCGCCGGTCCCCGGCTCGGCACCGGACGGTTCGCGGGGGTCGGCACCATGAGGCGCCCTCACCCGCCACCGTTGGAGGACCCATGATCCGCAAGCGGATCTTCGCCGCCTTCGCCGCCGCCATGGTCACAGCCGGTGTCGTCACCGCCGCCGTCGTCACCGGAACGGACGAGCCCGGCGGCGTCCGGCCCGCCGCGTCGGCCGTGCCGGCGTTCGACCACATCGTCCTGGTGATGTTCGAGAACAAGAAGTACTCCTCGATCGACGGCAGTTCCAGCGCCCCCTACTTCAACACCCTGGCCTCGCAGAGCGCGAAGTTCACCAGCTCCTTCGCGATCACCCACCCGAGCCAGCCCAACTACGTCGCCCTCTTCTCCGGCGCGACGCAGGGTGTCGTGGACGACACCTGCCCCGCCGACCTCGGCAGCAAGGCCAACCTCGGCCGTCAGCTGATCGACGCGGGCAAGACCTTCACCGGCTACTCCGAGGCCATGCCGTCGGACGGCTACACCGGCTGCTCCAGCGGCACCTACCGGCGCAAGCACAACAGCTGGGTCGACTTCTCGAACGTCCCCGCCGCGAGCAACCTCCGGTACTCGAGCTTCCCGTCCGACTTCACCCGGCTGCCGACCGTCGCCTTCGTCACTCCGGACATGTGCAACGACATGCACGACTGCTCCATCGGCACCGGCGACACCTGGCTCAAGAACCACCTCGACGCCTACGCCCAGTGGGCGAAGACGCACAACAGCCTGCTGATCGTCACCTTCGACGAGGACAGCGGCACATCGGTCAACCAGATCTTCACGACGTTCACCGGCGCGCACGTCAAGGTCGGCAGCTACGGCGAATCCATCAACCACTACACCGTCCTGCGCACGATCGAGGCGTCCTACGGCCTGCCCGGCATCGGCAACGCCGCGAGCAAGTCGCCGATCCTCGACGTCTGGCAGTAACCGCGTGTACCTGTCCACCATCGGCCGCCGGGAGCACGCCGCGAACGGCAAGCTCTCGGCGGTCGGCGCGAACGTCTTCGCGCTCGGCGCCGTCAGCCTGGTCACCGACGTCTCCTCTGAGATGGTCACCGCGATCCTGCCGGTCTACCTCGTGCTGGGGCTGCACCTGAGCCCCGCCGCGTACGGCGTGTTCGACGGGCTCTACACCGGCGCCACCGCGCTGCTGCGGATCGCCGGCGGGTACGTCGCCGACCGGGTGCGGCGGCGCAAGGTCGTGGCCGGCGCGGGCTACGCGCTGTCGGCGGTCGCCAAGCTCGGCCTGCTCGCCGCCGGCGCGTCGGCGGCCGCGATCGGCGCCGTCATCACCCTGGACCGCACCGGCAAGGGCCTGCGGACGGCGCCGCGCGACGCGCTCATCACGCTGTCGGTGCCGGAACCGCTGCTCGGACGCGCGTTCGGCGTGCACCGCGCGATGGACAGCGCCGGCGCCTTCGCCGGACCGCTGGTCGCGCTCGCCGTGCTGGCCGCCGTCGGCGCCGCGAACCCCGAGGCGTTCGACGCCGTCTTCGTCGTCAGCTTCTGCGTCGCCGCGATCGGCGTGCTGCTGCTGGTCCTGTTCGTGCGCGACCGCCGGACGCCGAAGGCCACCGCGAACCCGGTCTCGCCCCGCGCGGCGGCGGCGCTGCTGCGCGGGAGCGGTGTGCGGCGGCTGCTGGTCGCCGCGTGCGTGCTCGGGCTGGCCACGGTCGGCGACGGGTTCGTCTACCTGCTCCTGCAGCACAAGGAAGACGTCGCGACCGGCTGGTTCCCGCTGCTCGCGGTCGGCACCAACCTCAGCTACCTGCTGCTCGCCGCGCCGCTGGGCGCGCTGGCCGACCGGGTCGGGCGGCTGCCGGTGGTGCTCGGCGGCTACGGCGCGCTGGCGCTGGTCTACCTGCTGCTGGCCGGCCCGGTGTCCGGCTGGCCGCTGTTCGCGGCGGCGCTGGCGTTGTACGGCGCGTTCTACGCGGCCACCGACGGCGTCCTGATGGCACTGGCCGGTCCGCTGCTGCCGGAGTCGTTGCGCACCACGGGAATCTCGCTGGTGCAGACGGCACAGGCGCTCGCCTACTTCGCCTCGTCCGTCCTCTTCGGACTGGCCTGGCAGTTCTGGGGCGCGGACCGCGCGATCGGCATCGCCGCGGGCGGGGCCGTGGTCGCCGTCGCCGTGACGTTCGTGGTGCTCTCGCCCCGGCGGACGGCATGAGGACGCGGATCCTGATCGCGATCGCGGGCGTGCTCGTGCTGGCCGGGGCGGCGGTCGCGTACGTCGGGTTCGCCGGCGCGCGCGGCCGCGACGTCGCCGCGACCGGCGCGGTGAGCCTCTCCCCCGGTCCGCGGCTGCTCTTCCGCAGCACCGCCGACGCCGACCGCGGGCACGTCGCCACCGTGTCCGTCGCCGACCCGGGCGGCCCGCGGACGGTGTCGCCGCTGTCGTGTTCGCGCGTGTACGCCGCCGGCGGCACCGGGCTCTGCCTGCGCCCCGACGGCGACCTGACCACGTACCAGCTGGCGGTGCTCGACGCGGGCCTCGCCGTCCGCCGGGAGATCCCGCTGGTCGGCCTGCCGAACCGCGCGCGCGTGTCGGCGAGCGGGCGGATGGTCGCGTGGACGGTGTTCGTCACCGGCGACTCCTACAACGGCGGCCGGTTCTCCACCCGCGCCGGCATCCTCGACACGGCGACCGGCGACCTGGCCGGAACCCTGGAGGACTACGCCGTGACGCTCGACGGGAAGCCGTACCAGGCGGCCGACCTCAACTTCTGGGGCGTCACGTTCACCCGCGACGACCGCCACTTCTACGCGACGATGTCGACTGCGGGCCACCGGTACCTGGTCGCGGGCGACTTCGCCGCGCACACGATCCGGACGCTGCGGGAGAACGTCGAGTGCCCCTCGCTGTCGCCCGACGGGACGCGCGTGGCCTACAAGTCCGCTGTGGACGGTGACCCGGCACGCGGGTGGCGGCTGTCCGTCGTGGACCTGTCGACGTCGGCAGTCACGCCGCTGGCCGAAACCCGCAGCGTCGACGACCAGCCCGCGTGGCTCGACGACCGCACGATCGGCTACGGCGTACCGCGCGGGCCGGGGCATGCGGACGTCTGGTCGGTCCCGGCCGACGGCTCGGGCACGCCCCGGCTGCTGATCCCGGACGCGGAGTCCCCGGCGGCCCTCAGCGACGGTCGTACCGGGCGATGAGCACGCCCTTCGTGGTCGTGACGCAGCTGGTGAGCGTGAACTCGGTCAGCGGCGCCGGCCCCTCGAACAGGCGACGGCCGGAGCCGAGGGTCAGCGGGAAGATCAGCAGCGTGTAGTGGTCGACCAGGCCCGCGGCGTGCAGGGTGTGCACGAGCGAGGCGCTGCCGATGACGGACAGGTCGGGACCGGGCCGCGACTTCAGCTCGGCGACCGTCTTCTCGGCGTCGCCGGGCAGCAGCACCGAGTTCGGCCAGGCATCGGCGTCTTCGAGGGTCGTCGAGGCGACGTACTTCGTGACCGCGTTCATATGGGTGGTGAACGGGTTGCCGTCTTCGCGCCGGGCCCAGGCGGTGATGAAGTCTTCCCAGGTCCGCCGTCCGAAGAGCATCTCGCCGCGCCGGCTCATGCCCTTGGCCATCTCCTCGGCCATGACGTCGTCCTGGAACCGGGTGCCCCAGCCGCCGTGGCGGAAGCCGCCGCGGGTGTCCTCGTCGGCCCGGCCCAGTCCTTGCACGACGCCGTCGAGGGTGACGCTCATGGTGACGCTGAGGGAACGCATCGGGAATCCTTCCGTCCGGGTGGGTGGTCACCGCCTATACGAACGGCCGGGGCCCGGATCGACAGGCCCTCAGGATCCGGCCGCGGCGACGCCGTCGATCTCGACGCGGACCCCTTCGCGCACGAGCTGCGTGACGACCGTGGTCCGCGCCGGCAGCTGCGGGCAGTCCGCGAAGAACTCGCGGTAGACGCGGTTGAACGTCGTGAAGTCGCCGCGGTCGGCGAGGTAGCACGTGCACTTGACGATCCGGTCCTTGCCGCTGCCGGCCGCGGCGAAGACGGCGACGAGGTTGGCCAGCACCTGCCGTACCTGCGCGGCGAAGTCGTCCGGGATCTCGTGGGTCACCGGGTCCAGCGGTCCCTGCCCGGAGGTGAAGACCAGGTCGCCGACCCGGATGGCCTGGCTCAGCGGCGGCTCGGTGCCGTCGGGGAAGCGCACGAACGGCGCGTCCTCGGTGCGGATGACTTCGATCATGACGGCATTCTGCCGGATCGGCGGCCCGGGCTAGTCGAGTTCGCGCAGTCCGTCGAGGATGCGGCGCATCAGGTCGGTGTCCGGGGGCGCGAACGCGAAGCGGGACGCCGGCACCGGGCGCGGCGGCGGGATCGTGCGCGGGACCCGCCACGGCAGCCGGTCCGGTGAGGAGTCCGGGCCGGTCTGCCGCGGGATCGGCAGGGTCGGCAGCGCGATCGTGCCGGCTTCGGCCAGCCGCCGCGCGGCCTGCTCGAAACGCAGCCGCGCCTGGATGCCGGCCACCGTCCAGTCCGGCTCGGGACCGGGGTCGGCCGTCGCCCGGGGCGCCCGGCATTCGAGCGCGAGCGCCCAGGCCGCGGCGGCGAGCGCCGGGAGCAGCAGGCCGGCGACGATGGCGAAACCGGGCAGGTCCGCGGCCATCAGGAGGCCCCGGTGGCGGGTAGCAGCATGGCGTTCACTTCCGGACTTGCGGTTTCTCCGACCATGGGCCGACACCTGGATATTCGACGTGAACGAATGTTTCGCGGACCCCGGACGC
Proteins encoded in this region:
- a CDS encoding ABC transporter permease; this encodes MNALAKGISDGGVVTWRNLMNVRRNPDWLMAATLQPIMFVLLFAYVFGNAIGGEAGGAAYREFLIAGIFAQTVAFNSAFTVIGFANDLQKGIIDRFRSLPMSRLAVVFGRTTSDLVVSVVALVVMSACGLIVGWRIRGSLGDALLGYLVMLMFAWALSWVGALIGLAARSVEVAQSLGLIWMFPLSFISSAFVPTQTLPPFLRAIADWNPFTAVINATRELFGNRFGAPPTGWPAEHAALYSIVCCVVIIAVFAPLATARYRRVASK
- a CDS encoding nitroreductase/quinone reductase family protein, translated to MDVRETNRRVIEQFRAGGEVDGMHRDRLVLLTTTGRRSGEPRTVPMMFHRDGDRLLVVASNIGAPRHPDWYLNLVDDPRVTVELDGREFAAEALPLLGADYVRTWTELEKHYPFLADHAAKARQAKRVIPIVELSEED
- a CDS encoding DUF6069 family protein, with protein sequence MSDYYGNQPQDVRPGIDARRLWAGGVATAVVAALLAVVGLLIARGIFEVEVLAPKGEGVWGNASTTTYALVAAAVALLATGLMHLLSVATPAPAQFFGWIMVLVTLIAVVLPLTLTVAPSAKIATAVINLVIGLVIAAVVNSMAASARTLHRRRSQQKAAPPPTRQWTQQEPPPTRYYDS
- a CDS encoding SDR family NAD(P)-dependent oxidoreductase, with product MTTAQHKIGSGFGATTTAAEAVAGIDLTGKLALVTGGYSGIGLETTRALTGAGAHVVVPARRRQAAEEALDGIGGVEVGELDLGDLDSVRAFAERFLATGRRIDLLIANAGVMACPETRVGPGWEAQFATNHLGHFALVNRLWPAVADGARVVSLSSRGHHYSPIRWDDVQFTRGYDKWAAYGQAKTANVLFAVRLDELGAARGVHAFALHPGGIMTPLQRHLPREEMIERGWIDEAGNVLMRFKTPEQGAATTVWAATSPQLDGLGGLYLEDCDVAELSPEDAGGLAASGVRRYAVDRDEARRLWTLSAELTGVAAFA
- a CDS encoding serine/threonine-protein kinase — translated: MADDAGRTGNAPMSDADDRTCARFALGEFSVPPRSLPDERPPGLLAGRYEVGRLIGSGGTARVYRAYDLRLAREVAVKIYDRDAVALDQRRRLREMTIQGSIAHPGVVALLDSGTEHGRTYLVMQLVEGENLAERLLGGPMPAAEVITLADGLAEALAHVHALRVVHRDLKPANVFLSADGPLIGDFGIAHALDTTHITGTGVVPGTAAYLAPEQVGGEPAGPPADVYALGLILLECVTGRREYLGTMVEAAMARLTRPPRIPEGLPPSLAYTLHRMTQREPSARPTATEVRQLLHAPAPSTPRWTSATASGEHDLLGAVRDAGWTGTAANPGHHDRPGTTASDLGEIGTGQPGHHQRLWATESDSSWTGTAQPGHHDRPGTTASDLGAIGIGARASGEPGRIGAAAGRRRTGDHPGSGTTGRGFDRTAGDTREPHRILGVLGLSPASDPAHRRRFTTAAGLTAAAVVAVSAMLLSAQEPGTTPAQPPVANSPVPTSSPASSAPLAESGTPAPGSTESASLEPAAVTSRTQAPPASKPGKPPKTPPPGKGKGKGHDS
- a CDS encoding glycosyltransferase, which codes for MRVLLSTIGSRGEVQPVLALASELRALGQDVRLCVPPDFRDRLEGLGFDVVPIGPALRRTTLEQVRKSAGDTVATQFETITVAAEGCDVLVAAGALQFAARSIAERMGAAYVYAAFCPITLPSERHAPPPMPWRSPGETDNLALWREDAQRWNTMFGGRVDAFRAAAGQEPVDDLPGHVFTDRPWLAADAALAPWPGDPRVVQTGAWIWPDERPLPDELREFLDAGEPPVYFGFGSMHAPAEVAGIALEAARAHGRRAVVARGWAGLAVVDAPGCLGIGEVNQQALFRRVAAVVHHGGAGTTTTAARAGAPQVVVPQMYDQHYFAGRVTALGLGAATEPGVPTVAALTEALDTALRSHAAAREFAGRVRGDGTSVAARHLLETVPLTSA
- a CDS encoding SIR2 family NAD-dependent protein deacylase; this translates as MNLTDRLRGARLVAALTGAGISTASGVPDYRGPDGVWTRDPGAMTAFTVENFMADAAVRRKFWRGWLGHAVWQAQPNAAHRALADLDRQGAAVRVLTQNVDGLHQRAGLAARKVLELHGTLRTTRCAGCPARFPTSEVLARVERGDDDPACPACAGILQPDIVLFGQLLDGDVLGRARRVAAASEVFLAVGSSLQVEPAASLCAVAARAGATLVVVNRDPTPYDAIAAFVLRDDIETVVPELCAAVTGTRLRPT
- a CDS encoding alkaline phosphatase family protein, coding for MIRKRIFAAFAAAMVTAGVVTAAVVTGTDEPGGVRPAASAVPAFDHIVLVMFENKKYSSIDGSSSAPYFNTLASQSAKFTSSFAITHPSQPNYVALFSGATQGVVDDTCPADLGSKANLGRQLIDAGKTFTGYSEAMPSDGYTGCSSGTYRRKHNSWVDFSNVPAASNLRYSSFPSDFTRLPTVAFVTPDMCNDMHDCSIGTGDTWLKNHLDAYAQWAKTHNSLLIVTFDEDSGTSVNQIFTTFTGAHVKVGSYGESINHYTVLRTIEASYGLPGIGNAASKSPILDVWQ
- a CDS encoding MFS transporter gives rise to the protein MYLSTIGRREHAANGKLSAVGANVFALGAVSLVTDVSSEMVTAILPVYLVLGLHLSPAAYGVFDGLYTGATALLRIAGGYVADRVRRRKVVAGAGYALSAVAKLGLLAAGASAAAIGAVITLDRTGKGLRTAPRDALITLSVPEPLLGRAFGVHRAMDSAGAFAGPLVALAVLAAVGAANPEAFDAVFVVSFCVAAIGVLLLVLFVRDRRTPKATANPVSPRAAAALLRGSGVRRLLVAACVLGLATVGDGFVYLLLQHKEDVATGWFPLLAVGTNLSYLLLAAPLGALADRVGRLPVVLGGYGALALVYLLLAGPVSGWPLFAAALALYGAFYAATDGVLMALAGPLLPESLRTTGISLVQTAQALAYFASSVLFGLAWQFWGADRAIGIAAGGAVVAVAVTFVVLSPRRTA
- a CDS encoding dihydrofolate reductase family protein: MRSLSVTMSVTLDGVVQGLGRADEDTRGGFRHGGWGTRFQDDVMAEEMAKGMSRRGEMLFGRRTWEDFITAWARREDGNPFTTHMNAVTKYVASTTLEDADAWPNSVLLPGDAEKTVAELKSRPGPDLSVIGSASLVHTLHAAGLVDHYTLLIFPLTLGSGRRLFEGPAPLTEFTLTSCVTTTKGVLIARYDRR
- a CDS encoding RidA family protein produces the protein MIEVIRTEDAPFVRFPDGTEPPLSQAIRVGDLVFTSGQGPLDPVTHEIPDDFAAQVRQVLANLVAVFAAAGSGKDRIVKCTCYLADRGDFTTFNRVYREFFADCPQLPARTTVVTQLVREGVRVEIDGVAAAGS